The genomic DNA TGCTTTCAGACTATTCTTCCCGTTTTCCACCCTACATGTACCTCATCTCTCTCTCAAAGTGAGCTCGGCGGTACACAGGGATGACTATGAGGCCTCGCATATTCTACCGATGAAGCCCCTGCCCCCAATCAAGGAACACTAGCTGGACGCATCTCACCCTGTTGGGACGGATGGCAAGGAATTACTACTGCAAGCCGGCTGTGTCCGTTGCATTCACTCAGATCCGCCTGTTAGCTTCGGGTGTTGTTCGATctaccccccccccaacacccatcAGGCATGGTTGCATCTAACGGACCAGTCCCCAGATCAGCGTGCTTTTACCCCGGATTTCCTTCGAGGTGACGATCCTCCCCGCAAAGCTTCCCTAGCGTTTTGCGGGGAAACTAGAGCAAACCGGGGTCAGGTCTGCTTCCAACTGTTTGTAAGTAGTGCCGCGCATGAATGTCTGTTGAAGGGGTTACATCCGGGTCGGGGCAGTTGACTCTGAGCGAATCAGGGGCTCGGACAGACACCGGGATAATACATTGAGAGGTCCATACGCGACAACTCGTTTGTCAAAGGAAGACATGTCCGCCGAGGCATGCAACGGCGAAGCTTTCATTTGATCTGGCGATGTCTTCATGTGAATGCCGAGAGTAGTGGCAACCTTGGTAGGGTGCTACTCATGTGTTCTCAGTTTTTATGTGATTGTGACTCGAGAAACTTTAACACGCAGACCAAGCCTCCGGGTGCTTCATCAGCCAACCTTTCGGCCATGAGAGAGCATCGTGGCGGGTTAATGACAGCCTGCTATAACACATGCAATGCATGACTGTAGCTTGGCAAACGAGGAGAGAGATGGCGATGTAACAACCCCCGCAAACAAATGCAGTGCTTTTGGTATTACTGCAAGAGCTGGAGTCTATCCATCTACTAGGCAGGTTTATTGGGGGGCTATTGTAGCGGCTCTCCCTCTGTTATGTTCTCATCATGGACCCGGTCAGACATTGACATCTTGATGACAAAATCACCTCGTCAAATTGCAACATTATCTATCCTTTCAACTAACCAAAAAGTAATATCTAGCTTTGAAGACAAAGCATTCCAAATAGCAGGAGAATTCTTATGAAGTAAGTCTCTTATTTGTTTTGTTGCGGTGTACATGATCTGATGTCTCATCACATGCTGACGGTGGTATTCCCGAGGGTTGTTTAAGTTCCAACGATAATGATGCCCATTTCTTAACTTGCCGGGTTCAGACTACCTTTTTAGACCACGAGAGGGTGTGCGATACGACCCTGTTCCTTGTTTTGACAGATTTGTGCATTAGACCTTTGCAATACTGGCATTGAAATGCAGAAGCAGACAACAATGTTCAGTCGCAGATACTCCACAAGGTGTACGATGGTTCTCCATGTAAAGAATCACATCGAGACCTTTTATCGCTTTGAAGTACTATATAGGTAACTTGTGGTTGCGTATGTATACTCTGGGCTCAAGGGCAGGGAGAGGAGAAACTCATGATCCCAGGACAGGGTTGTAAATGGTAGCGCAGTGCTTAAAGTAGGCTGGGCTGTAGAGGGTCATTTAACGCTCAAGGGCATAACGCTCTAAGAGCCGCCTCCTATGGCGACTCTACTATGATAGTTGGAGCAGTTTGGGAGGCCACCACTGTTGCCCTATAATGCAGCCAGCGGTCTAGGCCCTCTTTCGTTGTCGATCTTCACTCAAATAGATCAGTTTGTCTTTCACAAGCAAGTACCTAGACTGTGAACCTCGGTCAGCATATTTAGGTTCTCCATGTGTTCTGATCTCACCAGCCTTCAAAAGGAGGGTGCTTTACTCAGGCGTAGCAGTTGCTCTTCGACCAAAGACGTGCCGTCATTCCGATTGGCTACATTGGAAAACCTTGGAGGTCATCACATATGGACCTGTTTAGATAGGTATCCGAGTATCTATCCAACTAAGGAGACGATTATGATTTCGAACCAACTTCTACTTGCCGCTAACTACCTTGCAGTTACCTTGCTAGGTGGCTCTCCGGATGACCCAAACATCATTGCTACAACACCTCCCCAGGTAAACTCGTCAACCCTACATTTCTGTGTCAGCACAACTTGTCACCAAATCTAACTCTTGGATCAGGTGAAAACTTACACCCCTCATAATCCTCATCAACACGCGGCGGCACGGTGCActtgaccgcctcctctGGAGTCTGCGTCTCCAAAACGTCACACACATCCATGGTACATCGGGCATCCATAGCACGCTGTAAAGCGTCATCTTTCCATCCAAACACGTAGTCACCATGCTGGGAGAAACCCTTTTCGTCTCCGGTGGACCAGACAAACGGCTGGGATCCATCCTCCGGCCAGAGGTCAGGATCGCTGAAGAGGTCGGTCTGCAAGCAACAAGTCAGTAACTCAGAAAATGCCGCATTCCGGATCGAACACATACCCTCCACCTAACCTCATACATAACCTGAGGAATCACCACCGGATGTGTGTCAGGACAATTGCCAGTCGGACCAACATCGTACGCCCCAGCGCCCTTTGCATAAGCAACATGGCTCATATGATCCGGGCTATCGAGATTGACACCATCCCAGCATGTTGGGAAAGTAATCACCGATCGGATCCCTCCCACACAGGGCTTGCTGGGAAGCTTCTCCGTATCTGGCGACGCGCAGTTGAGGTTTCTGTTGTCCCCCGACTCGGGCATACACCTATGGCACACCTTGACCGGCGCCGGCCCTGCGTCTGgaccctccttcttggcggcaTCGCCCACCAGCATTCTGAAGCCGGGCTTGAAAGCCTTGACCGTGCCCggagtggtgatggtagTTGACGGGATATAGTAGACTGTAATACCGCCATTGCCACGgagcccttcttcttggtgttgtggcACGCGTTTGTAGGTGCCGTTTCGGGCACGGAAGAACAGCACTGCAGTCCAGTAGTTGGAGAGATCCTCGGTGAAGGTGCAGCTTGTGCAGGTTGAATTCGAGACCAGATCGTGGTTAGGGTGGGTCATATCTGGGCGGAAGGAGTTGCCACCAACAAtttggtggagatggggggaggggacagaGCCGGGGTTGACAAGGGGGTCGATTCGGTCGACGACGAGCTGGGAGCAGGCGAAGCGCATCATGGGGGGGATGACGATACCGGGGGGCTGGGCGGAGGCGAGGTGACCCGTTAGGGTCGCGCCCAGGGTCAGGGCGGTTGCTCTAAGAAGCATCTTTGTCGATGAAGAAGTGATGTAAACAAAACCGAGTCGTGAAAGAGGGTGGAAAGTCTAAAGTTCGAACCACTTCGCCCTCTCAGACGTGTCGGAGAATGCGGGTGCATGTGGGCTTTATTGACGAGGACATGTTTTGCCCCCTCAT from Podospora pseudoanserina strain CBS 124.78 chromosome 2, whole genome shotgun sequence includes the following:
- a CDS encoding hypothetical protein (EggNog:ENOG503PBTV; COG:S), whose translation is MLLRATALTLGATLTGHLASAQPPGIVIPPMMRFACSQLVVDRIDPLVNPGSVPSPHLHQIVGGNSFRPDMTHPNHDLVSNSTCTSCTFTEDLSNYWTAVLFFRARNGTYKRVPQHQEEGLRGNGGITVYYIPSTTITTPGTVKAFKPGFRMLVGDAAKKEGPDAGPAPVKVCHRCMPESGDNRNLNCASPDTEKLPSKPCVGGIRSVITFPTCWDGVNLDSPDHMSHVAYAKGAGAYDVGPTGNCPDTHPVVIPQVMYEVRWRTDLFSDPDLWPEDGSQPFVWSTGDEKGFSQHGDYVFGWKDDALQRAMDARCTMDVCDVLETQTPEEAVKCTVPPRVDEDYEGWLTSLPGEVL